A genomic region of Chloroflexota bacterium contains the following coding sequences:
- a CDS encoding PadR family transcriptional regulator yields MKKLTQAEAAILSLLAEQPRYGYELEQIIQARGMRSWTEIAFSSIYYLLKKLEQAQLVAGETSQGDGRPSRMVYNILPSGRVALQESLRTMLSVPQQRYSALLLGMANLPLLELSEVVVALEHYCEELRAQIGRVQQRRAEEQTQSWHIQGLFDYTETMIQAEHDWLTTYLTQIRQQLNQA; encoded by the coding sequence ATGAAAAAGTTGACTCAGGCTGAGGCGGCGATTTTAAGCTTGTTGGCAGAGCAGCCACGCTATGGCTATGAGCTCGAACAAATTATTCAGGCGCGGGGGATGCGCTCGTGGACGGAAATTGCTTTTTCGTCGATCTATTATTTGCTCAAAAAGCTTGAGCAAGCGCAATTGGTCGCGGGCGAAACATCTCAGGGCGATGGGCGACCATCACGTATGGTCTACAACATTCTACCAAGTGGGCGGGTCGCTTTGCAAGAGAGCCTACGCACGATGCTGAGTGTACCGCAACAACGCTATTCAGCGCTACTTTTGGGCATGGCCAATTTACCACTACTTGAGCTAAGCGAGGTTGTGGTGGCTTTGGAGCACTATTGTGAGGAGTTACGGGCGCAAATCGGGCGGGTGCAACAACGTCGTGCTGAAGAACAAACTCAATCTTGGCATATTCAAGGCTTATTTGACTATACCGAAACCATGATTCAAGCGGAACATGATTGGCTAACAACCTATTTAACTCAGATTCGCCAGCAACTTAACCAAGCTTAG
- a CDS encoding aldo/keto reductase yields the protein MLKRTIGKSGIEVSALGLGCWAIGGPFNHNGNPSGWGQVDDTESIQAIHAALELGVNFLDTANVYGCGHSEQIIAQAIAGRRDQVILATKFGNSWDEGSKDSFEQIPISPAEIRQQLEASLKRLNTDYVDLLQFHLWGYPVEDAAPVRDTLESLVSEGKIRGYGWSTDRLDAIELFAEGPHCIAVQQQLNLLHGHSTGESDAIIAFCEAHNLASINRAPLAMGLLTGKFTPSTSFSSDDVRSKVAWFEGFQAGKPNPEWLKKLEALREVLTSEGRTLTQGALAWLWGRSSQTLPIPGFRTVAQASENAKALQFGPLNPAQMQQITSILQG from the coding sequence ATGCTCAAGCGAACTATTGGCAAGAGTGGCATTGAAGTCAGTGCTTTAGGTTTAGGTTGTTGGGCGATTGGCGGCCCATTCAATCACAATGGCAATCCCTCAGGTTGGGGCCAAGTTGACGACACTGAATCAATTCAGGCAATTCATGCGGCGCTTGAATTAGGCGTTAATTTTCTTGATACTGCCAATGTCTATGGTTGTGGCCATAGTGAGCAAATTATTGCCCAAGCGATCGCTGGCCGCCGCGATCAGGTGATTCTAGCCACTAAATTTGGCAATAGCTGGGATGAAGGCAGCAAAGATTCGTTTGAGCAAATTCCGATTAGCCCTGCCGAAATTCGCCAACAACTAGAAGCCAGCCTCAAACGGCTCAACACCGATTATGTTGATTTGTTGCAATTTCACTTGTGGGGCTATCCGGTCGAAGATGCCGCCCCGGTGCGCGATACGCTCGAAAGTTTGGTGAGCGAGGGCAAAATTCGCGGCTATGGTTGGAGCACCGATCGGCTTGATGCGATTGAACTCTTTGCTGAAGGCCCACATTGTATTGCTGTGCAACAACAATTGAATTTATTGCATGGCCATAGCACCGGCGAGAGCGATGCAATTATTGCCTTTTGCGAAGCCCACAATTTAGCCAGCATCAACCGAGCACCGTTGGCAATGGGTTTATTGACGGGAAAATTCACCCCCAGCACGAGCTTTAGCAGCGACGATGTGCGCAGCAAAGTCGCATGGTTCGAAGGATTTCAGGCTGGCAAGCCCAACCCTGAATGGCTTAAAAAGCTCGAAGCCTTGCGCGAAGTGTTGACCAGCGAAGGCCGCACGCTGACCCAAGGTGCTTTGGCGTGGTTGTGGGGGCGCAGCAGCCAAACCCTGCCAATCCCAGGCTTCCGCACCGTCGCTCAAGCCAGTGAAAACGCCAAGGCGCTGCAATTTGGCCCATTGAATCCTGCTCAAATGCAGCAAATCACTAGCATTTTGCAAGGCTAA